A portion of the Candidatus Hydrogenedentota bacterium genome contains these proteins:
- a CDS encoding ABC transporter ATP-binding protein, with protein sequence MLSTPRSQISALNGNPEPALEAQGLEKSYRTPDGVRVPIVRVDAFKLVHGHHTAIHGGSGSGKTTFLNMLAGILQPDTGVVLIEGQIFSALQESARDRVRARRIGYIFQTFNLLQGYTALENVRMSMLFGSEVDNEYALHLLERVGLADRLHYRPGQMSVGQQQRVAVARALANRPSVVLADEPTGNLDQKNAADAMTLIRTICAEAGAALLLVSHDREILAQFDELHAFSDINVVLRRRKSE encoded by the coding sequence ATGTTGTCCACCCCACGTTCTCAAATATCCGCGCTTAACGGGAACCCCGAGCCCGCACTTGAAGCGCAAGGTCTGGAGAAGTCCTATCGGACGCCAGACGGTGTTCGCGTGCCCATCGTGCGGGTGGACGCCTTCAAGTTGGTCCACGGTCATCATACGGCCATCCACGGTGGCAGCGGATCCGGAAAGACAACGTTTCTCAATATGCTTGCCGGCATTCTTCAGCCCGATACGGGCGTAGTACTGATCGAAGGCCAGATTTTTTCCGCCCTCCAAGAGTCCGCCCGGGATCGGGTGCGCGCCAGACGCATCGGCTACATCTTCCAAACCTTCAACCTGCTCCAGGGATACACTGCCCTCGAAAATGTTCGTATGAGCATGCTTTTCGGTAGTGAGGTGGACAATGAATACGCCCTTCACCTGCTGGAGCGCGTGGGCTTGGCTGATCGCCTTCACTATCGGCCAGGCCAAATGTCGGTGGGCCAGCAACAGCGGGTTGCCGTGGCACGCGCTCTCGCCAATCGTCCGTCGGTTGTGCTCGCAGACGAGCCCACGGGCAACCTGGATCAAAAGAACGCGGCGGACGCGATGACACTCATCCGCACCATCTGCGCGGAGGCGGGAGCCGCCTTGCTCCTCGTGAGCCACGATCGGGAGATACTCGCACAGTTTGACGAGTTGCACGCCTTTTCGGATATCAACGTAGTGCTTCGGCGGAGGAAGTCGGAATGA
- a CDS encoding serine/threonine protein kinase, whose product MIALVLLVFLGTWVRKQIERPIREQLQSELTTVLNADVAAMELWIQHQKENAEAYAADTVVRDSSLRLTEIARSNPDSPTALLDSPAQSELRNRFESGNDEKVSTGYVLFDPQGMVLASYAPELIGKTPYDVALPWLAEALAGKTTLSNPFKSIVMLADAQGRLRTGVPTMFALAPVRNNSGEQIAVIAERLHPEGQFTAILQLARLGKTGETYAVDRNGLMLSQSRFDDELKQIGLVTDDDLSSSVLTVELRDPGVDMTEGTRPETRRPDQPLTVPARALSEGKSGFNVDGYRDYRGVPSVGAWTWLEDAGFGVVAEVDRAEAYRPVYFIRKVFWGLYALIALTSVAIFVFTVLVERLKREARKAALDAQRLGQYALEEKLGAGGMGVVYRARHEMLRRPTAVKLLDVERTTPDSIERFEREVKLTSLLNHPNTITIYDYGRTPEGIFYYAMEYLEGVDLERLVNRYGALPEGRVISILKQICGSLAEAHGAGLIHRDIKPANIMISARGGLYDMIKVLDFGVVKAMDTAAASRLTASGSWIGTPAYMSPEAVNSPDNVDARSDLYAVGAVGYFLLTGTPVFPGQSPMEILRSHVNEPPSPPSVRLGRSLDLTLENLILRCLAKAPQDRPHSAATLQRMLEECDPVNEWTKEMAATWWREFFPESKGSWVGVEGKTQVT is encoded by the coding sequence GTGATTGCCCTGGTCCTTCTCGTGTTCCTCGGCACCTGGGTTCGAAAACAGATTGAGCGACCGATTCGGGAACAATTGCAAAGTGAATTGACCACGGTTCTGAACGCGGATGTGGCGGCTATGGAGCTCTGGATTCAACACCAGAAGGAGAACGCGGAAGCCTACGCCGCCGACACGGTTGTGCGTGATTCGTCTCTGCGGCTGACCGAAATCGCCCGGTCCAATCCTGATTCGCCCACGGCCCTGCTTGATTCGCCCGCCCAGTCGGAGCTTCGAAACCGATTCGAATCGGGAAACGATGAAAAAGTGTCAACGGGCTATGTTCTCTTCGATCCGCAGGGAATGGTCCTCGCTTCCTACGCACCCGAACTGATTGGCAAAACGCCCTACGATGTAGCACTTCCGTGGCTCGCCGAAGCACTGGCGGGAAAGACAACCCTCTCCAACCCCTTCAAGAGTATCGTCATGCTCGCGGACGCCCAGGGACGACTCAGAACCGGTGTCCCAACCATGTTTGCCCTGGCGCCCGTTCGGAATAACAGCGGCGAGCAGATTGCCGTGATCGCCGAACGACTGCACCCCGAAGGGCAATTTACCGCCATCCTCCAGCTTGCGAGATTGGGAAAGACCGGAGAGACCTACGCGGTGGATCGAAACGGACTGATGCTGTCTCAGAGCCGATTCGACGATGAACTCAAGCAAATTGGTCTGGTCACCGACGACGACTTGTCCTCTTCGGTTTTGACAGTGGAACTCAGAGATCCGGGGGTCGATATGACCGAGGGCACGCGCCCTGAAACACGTCGCCCGGACCAGCCATTGACCGTTCCCGCGCGTGCACTAAGCGAGGGCAAGTCCGGATTCAATGTAGACGGGTACCGCGACTATCGGGGCGTGCCGAGTGTCGGCGCCTGGACCTGGCTGGAAGACGCGGGATTTGGCGTTGTCGCCGAAGTTGACCGTGCCGAGGCTTATCGTCCGGTGTACTTCATTCGCAAGGTGTTCTGGGGGTTATACGCGCTCATCGCCCTGACCTCCGTGGCCATTTTTGTGTTCACCGTACTCGTGGAGCGCTTGAAACGCGAGGCGCGCAAAGCGGCTCTCGACGCCCAGCGCCTGGGCCAGTACGCGCTGGAGGAAAAGCTTGGCGCCGGAGGCATGGGCGTCGTCTATCGGGCGCGTCACGAGATGCTTCGCAGGCCCACGGCCGTAAAACTGCTGGACGTGGAACGCACGACCCCCGACAGCATCGAGCGTTTCGAGCGGGAAGTCAAACTCACCAGCCTGCTGAACCATCCCAACACCATCACGATTTACGACTATGGTCGCACCCCCGAGGGCATCTTCTATTACGCCATGGAGTATCTCGAAGGGGTCGATCTTGAGCGCCTCGTAAACCGCTATGGCGCCCTCCCGGAGGGACGCGTCATCTCTATACTCAAACAGATCTGCGGTTCGCTGGCCGAAGCCCACGGCGCGGGCTTGATCCACCGCGACATCAAGCCCGCCAATATCATGATCTCCGCACGGGGCGGGCTGTACGACATGATCAAAGTGCTCGACTTTGGCGTCGTCAAGGCCATGGACACCGCTGCGGCGAGCCGCCTGACGGCCTCGGGCTCGTGGATTGGCACCCCGGCCTACATGTCGCCTGAGGCGGTGAATTCTCCGGACAATGTGGACGCGCGAAGCGACCTCTACGCCGTGGGGGCCGTAGGCTATTTTCTGCTTACCGGAACGCCCGTTTTCCCCGGTCAATCGCCCATGGAAATCCTGCGCAGCCATGTCAATGAACCACCGTCTCCACCCTCCGTCCGGCTGGGCCGTTCCCTGGATCTGACCCTGGAGAACCTGATTCTTCGGTGCCTTGCCAAAGCGCCTCAGGATCGCCCCCACAGCGCGGCTACCCTGCAGCGAATGCTGGAGGAGTGTGATCCGGTTAACGAATGGACAAAGGAGATGGCCGCAACCTGGTGGCGGGAGTTTTTCCCGGAATCCAAGGGCTCCTGGGTCGGTGTTGAGGGCAAGACCCAGGTCACATGA
- the kdpA gene encoding potassium-transporting ATPase subunit KdpA has translation MSNGYFILLAAFMLTLFGATFPFGAWLVRIERGLPGAGLLGRLERAVYRLCGIDPAEGMSWSRYAMAVLVFNFLGVLAVYALQRTQAWLPLNPQGFGNVTADSAFNTAVSFVSNTNWQGYGGESTMSYLTQMAGLAVQNFLSAATGIAVAFAMIRGFTLKRSASIGNFFVDVYRITVYMLLPLSAICALVLVSQGMVQNFSAYVTVAPLDSAAQPAQELAMGPAASQVAIKMLGTNGGGFFNANASHPFENPNALSNFLQMALIFLIPAGLCRAFGHLAGDYRQGWVLWGVMAALFLSCAVGVGYFEQQANPALSPVGLDMAASPDQPGGNMEGKEARFGISATSLFATITTSASCGAVNGMHDSFSPLGGLFPMWLMQLGEVVFGGVGSGLYGMLVFAVIAVFMAGLMIGRTPEYLGKKLEPFEMKMAAMAVLVTPVLVLAGTAVAISVEVGRSGMLNPGAHGFSEILYAFSSAANNNGSAFGGLSANTPFYNSMLGIAMWLGRFAVIVPVLALAGGLAAKAETARTVGTLPTDGVLFAVMLGGTVLATGALTYIPALALGPVAEHLLPLALH, from the coding sequence ATGAGTAACGGATATTTTATCTTGCTTGCGGCATTCATGCTGACGCTCTTTGGCGCAACCTTCCCCTTCGGGGCCTGGCTCGTTCGCATCGAGCGGGGCCTCCCGGGCGCCGGGCTGCTGGGGCGTTTGGAGCGCGCCGTCTATCGCCTGTGCGGTATCGACCCCGCGGAGGGCATGTCCTGGTCTCGCTATGCGATGGCGGTACTGGTGTTCAATTTCCTGGGCGTGCTCGCGGTCTATGCCTTGCAGCGGACGCAGGCCTGGCTCCCCCTGAATCCACAGGGGTTTGGCAACGTCACCGCGGACTCGGCGTTCAACACCGCGGTCAGTTTCGTCAGCAACACGAACTGGCAGGGCTATGGCGGTGAGAGCACCATGAGCTATCTTACCCAGATGGCGGGCCTGGCCGTGCAAAACTTCCTGTCGGCGGCGACGGGAATCGCGGTGGCCTTTGCGATGATTCGAGGCTTCACGCTGAAGCGCTCGGCCTCTATCGGAAACTTCTTCGTGGACGTCTACCGGATCACGGTATACATGCTGCTTCCGCTCAGCGCGATTTGCGCGTTGGTGCTGGTCAGCCAGGGTATGGTCCAGAATTTCAGCGCCTATGTGACGGTCGCGCCGCTGGACAGCGCGGCGCAGCCGGCACAGGAGCTCGCCATGGGCCCCGCAGCGTCCCAGGTTGCCATAAAGATGCTGGGGACCAACGGCGGTGGTTTCTTTAACGCCAACGCTTCGCACCCCTTCGAGAATCCCAACGCGCTCTCGAACTTTCTGCAGATGGCGCTTATCTTCCTGATTCCCGCCGGGCTGTGCCGGGCCTTTGGCCACCTTGCGGGCGACTACCGTCAGGGATGGGTGCTCTGGGGTGTCATGGCGGCGCTCTTCTTGAGTTGCGCCGTGGGCGTGGGCTATTTCGAACAGCAGGCCAACCCCGCCCTGAGTCCCGTCGGGTTGGATATGGCAGCCAGTCCGGACCAGCCGGGCGGCAACATGGAAGGCAAAGAAGCGCGATTTGGAATCTCGGCCACCTCGCTCTTTGCCACCATCACCACCAGCGCTTCCTGTGGCGCGGTAAATGGCATGCACGACTCCTTCTCACCCCTGGGAGGCCTTTTCCCCATGTGGCTGATGCAACTGGGCGAGGTGGTCTTCGGCGGCGTGGGCAGCGGGCTCTACGGCATGCTGGTATTCGCGGTTATTGCCGTTTTCATGGCGGGCCTGATGATTGGGCGCACCCCGGAGTACCTGGGCAAGAAGCTGGAGCCCTTCGAAATGAAGATGGCCGCTATGGCGGTGCTCGTGACGCCAGTCCTGGTGCTCGCGGGAACGGCCGTGGCGATTTCGGTCGAAGTCGGCCGTTCAGGCATGCTCAATCCCGGCGCCCATGGTTTCAGTGAGATTCTCTACGCCTTCAGTTCGGCCGCCAACAACAACGGCAGCGCTTTCGGCGGACTCTCGGCGAACACGCCCTTCTATAACAGCATGCTTGGCATCGCCATGTGGCTCGGTCGCTTCGCGGTCATCGTACCAGTACTCGCCCTTGCGGGCGGCCTGGCCGCAAAAGCCGAAACGGCGCGAACGGTCGGTACCCTGCCCACGGACGGCGTGCTCTTTGCCGTGATGCTGGGCGGCACGGTGCTGGCCACCGGCGCCCTTACCTATATCCCCGCGCTGGCGCTCGGCCCGGTAGCCGAGCACCTCTTGCCGCTTGCCCTCCACTAA
- a CDS encoding potassium-transporting ATPase subunit F, translated as MGLLEWVAVLLTAGLLLYLSYVLVFPEQF; from the coding sequence ATGGGCCTTCTGGAATGGGTGGCGGTCCTCCTGACCGCGGGGCTCTTGCTCTATCTGTCTTATGTACTGGTTTTTCCGGAGCAATTCTGA
- a CDS encoding ABC transporter permease, whose protein sequence is MSRAILMIARKSLRQHLFSTAITVISVALASGLIMAVFAIESQSRQAFANPDVGYDAVLGARGSKLQLVLNTVFHLETSPGNIPWTLYTSLRDNTVGVQKAIPVATGDNYLGFRIVGTTHAFFTDLPSRSGAVNAVRDGGRFFDDGFREAVVGSFVAEQTGLRPGDTINPYHGLTYDENAKHPEEYTVVGILEPTNTPSDRVIWIPIEGIFRMEGHVLRASGEDYQAAAGQSIPDEHKEVSAVLLKLASPATGWQLEQTINKQGKVATLAFPLDAVMLDLFEKMGWVNRVLKLVAYLVVLVSATAITASIYNTINERRREFAILRALGARRATVFGAIVLESSLIGFIGAIAGFALYMVILAVAAWVVREHTGVVLRTLVPHPIQVITPLGMTLVGGFAGIIPAVRAYGTDIATNLLPKT, encoded by the coding sequence ATGAGCCGAGCCATACTCATGATTGCACGAAAGAGCCTCCGGCAGCACCTCTTTTCCACGGCGATAACCGTCATCTCTGTGGCGCTCGCCTCGGGCCTCATCATGGCGGTATTCGCGATAGAATCCCAGTCCAGGCAGGCCTTCGCAAATCCGGATGTGGGCTATGATGCGGTGCTGGGGGCGCGGGGCAGCAAGCTGCAACTGGTGCTGAACACGGTCTTTCATCTGGAGACCTCGCCGGGCAACATTCCCTGGACGCTTTATACGTCTCTGCGCGATAACACTGTTGGGGTGCAGAAGGCCATACCTGTAGCGACCGGCGACAACTACTTGGGGTTCCGAATCGTCGGAACGACCCACGCCTTCTTTACCGATCTTCCATCTCGAAGCGGAGCGGTCAACGCGGTCCGCGATGGCGGGCGTTTCTTCGACGACGGCTTTCGCGAGGCCGTGGTCGGAAGCTTTGTCGCCGAACAGACCGGCCTCAGACCGGGCGATACGATCAACCCCTATCACGGACTCACCTATGACGAGAACGCAAAACACCCGGAAGAGTATACGGTGGTCGGAATTCTTGAGCCAACGAACACGCCATCGGACCGTGTGATATGGATCCCTATCGAAGGGATCTTCCGCATGGAGGGCCACGTGCTTCGGGCCTCGGGCGAAGACTACCAGGCCGCCGCGGGGCAGTCCATACCCGATGAGCACAAAGAAGTCAGCGCAGTGCTGCTCAAACTCGCCAGCCCCGCCACGGGTTGGCAGTTGGAGCAGACCATCAACAAGCAGGGCAAGGTCGCAACGTTGGCCTTTCCCCTTGATGCCGTCATGCTGGATCTCTTCGAAAAAATGGGCTGGGTCAATCGTGTGCTGAAGCTAGTGGCTTATCTCGTCGTGCTCGTATCTGCGACCGCGATCACGGCCAGTATTTACAACACCATCAACGAGCGGCGTCGCGAGTTTGCCATACTTCGCGCACTGGGTGCGCGCCGGGCCACCGTATTCGGCGCCATCGTACTTGAGTCGAGTCTCATCGGTTTCATTGGTGCAATCGCGGGCTTCGCGCTCTACATGGTAATTCTGGCCGTCGCCGCCTGGGTCGTCCGTGAGCATACCGGTGTCGTTCTCCGCACCCTGGTCCCCCATCCGATACAAGTCATAACTCCTCTGGGAATGACGCTCGTTGGCGGCTTCGCGGGAATCATTCCCGCCGTCAGAGCCTATGGCACTGATATCGCCACCAACCTGCTTCCAAAAACTTGA